A region of Candidatus Roizmanbacteria bacterium DNA encodes the following proteins:
- the leuB gene encoding 3-isopropylmalate dehydrogenase, protein MKTHIALLPGDGVGPEVVQAAVTVLDTVGLKFGHEFNYKNAVIGGAAIDAAGDPFPKETEQVCLQSDAILFGAIGDPKYDNDPSAAVRPEQGLLNMRKTLGLYANVRPIQTFSATVNTSPLKKSIVDGTDFVVIRELIGGIYFGERGRRKNGTEAFDTSSYSISEITRVSKFAFELAEKRHRHLTLVDKANVLETSRLWRETVRHMSKEYPDVIVEYMFVDNASMQIIKNPSLFDVILTENMFGDILTDEASVITGSIGMLPSASIGEKTSLYEPIHGSYPKAAGKNSANPIGTILSAAMMLEHSFNLTEEAQAIRQAIEKTLEEGYGTKDIVLDSPLGTQEMAEKIALHI, encoded by the coding sequence ATGAAAACACATATTGCTCTTCTTCCCGGCGACGGTGTCGGCCCTGAGGTTGTACAGGCAGCAGTTACCGTTCTTGATACAGTCGGTTTGAAATTCGGACATGAATTTAATTACAAAAATGCAGTTATCGGCGGTGCGGCAATCGATGCTGCCGGTGATCCGTTCCCCAAAGAAACCGAACAGGTGTGTCTTCAGTCGGATGCCATTCTTTTCGGAGCAATCGGCGATCCAAAGTACGACAACGATCCGTCTGCGGCGGTTCGTCCGGAACAGGGACTTCTGAACATGAGAAAAACACTCGGGCTCTATGCAAACGTCCGACCCATCCAGACATTTTCCGCGACGGTAAATACCTCCCCTTTAAAAAAATCTATAGTTGACGGAACTGATTTTGTCGTCATTCGTGAACTTATCGGAGGAATTTACTTCGGGGAAAGAGGACGGAGGAAAAACGGCACGGAAGCATTTGATACCTCCAGTTACTCCATATCAGAGATAACACGGGTATCAAAATTTGCATTTGAACTGGCTGAAAAAAGGCACCGGCATCTGACTCTTGTTGACAAAGCAAATGTTTTGGAAACATCCAGGTTGTGGCGGGAGACTGTGAGGCATATGTCGAAAGAGTACCCTGACGTGATTGTGGAGTACATGTTTGTTGACAATGCTTCGATGCAGATTATTAAAAATCCTTCACTTTTCGACGTCATTCTTACTGAGAATATGTTCGGGGATATCCTGACAGATGAAGCATCTGTCATCACGGGGTCAATCGGAATGTTGCCGTCAGCGTCAATCGGTGAGAAGACTTCGCTGTATGAGCCGATACACGGTTCCTATCCGAAAGCGGCCGGAAAAAACAGTGCAAATCCGATAGGAACAATATTATCTGCAGCAATGATGCTTGAACATAGCTTTAACCTGACGGAAGAAGCTCAGGCGATTCGGCAGGCAATTGAGAAAACATTGGAAGAAGGATACGGTACAAAAGATATCGTACTGGATTCTCCGCTGGGAACACAGGAAATGGCAGAAAAAATTGCTCTTCATATCTAA
- a CDS encoding FtsX-like permease family protein, whose product MKSIGATDKLIQQMFLAESVFMGLGGGIAGLILGFLFTVIFNILINVLALSLGGKWIDIFYTPPWFIVLALCFSIFIGFGTGYFPARRAAKINPLDTLRYE is encoded by the coding sequence ATGAAATCGATCGGCGCGACTGATAAGCTGATACAGCAAATGTTTTTAGCTGAGTCGGTTTTTATGGGTCTCGGAGGCGGAATAGCGGGGCTTATTCTCGGGTTTTTATTTACCGTAATCTTTAATATCCTGATTAATGTGCTTGCATTGAGTTTGGGAGGAAAATGGATTGATATCTTTTATACACCGCCCTGGTTTATCGTTCTTGCGTTGTGCTTTTCGATTTTTATCGGTTTCGGCACAGGCTATTTTCCGGCCCGTCGTGCCGCAAAAATTAATCCTCTTGATACTCTGCGTTACGAATAA
- the leuD gene encoding 3-isopropylmalate dehydratase small subunit: MKKFEILTSTAVPLPIENIDTDQIIPARFLKATTREGFGENLFRDWRYYTDGKPKADFVLNNPTYTGEILVAGRNFGCGSSREHAAWALSDYGFRVVISSFFADIFKSNALNNYLLPVQVSENFLRKLFAAIEQDVKTTIVVNLPEQTIELIKSGEKEFFDISPYKKMCLINGFDDVGYLTSSLTEIIEYEKGRSRVFANVRKQ; this comes from the coding sequence ATGAAAAAATTTGAAATACTGACATCAACGGCGGTGCCTTTACCTATCGAGAATATCGATACGGATCAGATTATCCCGGCACGTTTTTTGAAGGCAACAACCCGAGAAGGTTTCGGAGAAAATCTGTTCCGTGATTGGCGGTATTATACTGACGGAAAACCTAAAGCAGATTTTGTGTTGAATAACCCAACGTATACTGGCGAGATATTGGTAGCCGGCCGAAACTTCGGATGCGGCTCAAGTCGCGAGCATGCTGCCTGGGCGCTCTCTGATTATGGTTTCCGTGTCGTTATTTCCAGTTTTTTTGCAGATATTTTCAAAAGCAATGCACTCAATAACTATCTTCTTCCTGTACAGGTTTCTGAAAATTTTTTGCGGAAGCTCTTTGCAGCTATTGAACAGGACGTGAAAACAACAATCGTTGTGAATCTTCCCGAACAAACTATCGAACTAATAAAGAGCGGGGAAAAGGAATTTTTCGACATCTCTCCCTACAAAAAAATGTGTCTTATAAACGGTTTCGATGATGTAGGATACCTGACAAGCAGTTTGACAGAGATAATTGAGTACGAAAAGGGCCGATCCCGAGTGTTTGCCAATGTGAGAAAACAGTAA
- the leuC gene encoding 3-isopropylmalate dehydratase large subunit → MKKPKTLFDKIWDAHVVKQEEGFPSVLYIDAHFIHEVTSPQAFDGLRKRGIPVSRVDRTWATADHNVPTKDQHLPIKELLSRKQVQMLEKNCREFGVELFGLGHPWQGIVHVIGPELGVTKPGMTIVCGDSHTSTHGAFGSIAFGIGTSEVEQVLASQAILQYKPKTMNIEVNGKLRKGVVAKDIILYIISKLSASGGTGYFVEYTGSAIRDLSMEARMTICNMSIEMGARGGMIAPDEKTFAYMKGRKYMLNGKAWDEAIEYWKTLPSDEGAVYDRVEVFNAEDIEPMITYGTNPGMGVGVTAHVPQSNEFNTESDRKQLVRSLQYMGLQEGQPMIGQKVDYVFFGSCTNSRIEDFRLAAQILKGRKKADHIKAILVPGSTQVLEQARKEGLDKIFTDAGFELRGAGCSACLGMNEDKIPPGKYCVSTSNRNFEGRQGPGARTMLVSPLTAAATAIAGVVTDPRELLAL, encoded by the coding sequence ATGAAGAAACCGAAAACATTATTCGACAAAATCTGGGATGCACATGTAGTCAAGCAGGAGGAGGGATTTCCTTCCGTTCTGTATATCGATGCTCACTTTATTCATGAGGTTACTTCCCCTCAGGCTTTTGACGGACTGAGGAAAAGAGGTATCCCTGTATCGAGAGTCGACCGCACATGGGCGACAGCAGATCACAATGTACCGACAAAAGATCAGCATCTTCCGATTAAAGAATTGCTTTCACGGAAACAGGTACAGATGCTTGAAAAGAACTGTCGCGAATTCGGTGTCGAACTTTTCGGACTTGGTCATCCCTGGCAGGGTATTGTTCATGTCATAGGACCCGAGCTTGGTGTTACTAAACCCGGGATGACAATCGTTTGCGGTGACAGTCATACATCAACTCACGGAGCATTCGGATCAATCGCATTCGGTATCGGGACCAGTGAAGTAGAGCAGGTACTTGCGTCACAGGCAATCCTTCAATATAAACCTAAGACTATGAATATTGAAGTTAACGGAAAACTGAGAAAAGGAGTGGTCGCGAAAGATATAATTCTTTATATCATTTCCAAGCTGAGTGCGTCAGGAGGAACCGGATACTTTGTCGAGTATACGGGATCGGCAATCCGTGATCTTTCGATGGAAGCCAGGATGACAATCTGCAATATGAGTATCGAGATGGGAGCACGGGGCGGAATGATTGCACCTGATGAAAAGACCTTTGCATATATGAAAGGACGGAAATATATGCTGAATGGAAAAGCCTGGGATGAAGCAATTGAATATTGGAAAACGCTCCCGTCGGATGAAGGTGCCGTCTATGACCGCGTTGAAGTTTTTAATGCAGAAGATATCGAACCGATGATTACATACGGTACCAATCCGGGAATGGGTGTAGGAGTCACGGCGCACGTGCCGCAATCAAATGAATTCAATACAGAATCGGACCGTAAACAATTAGTGAGATCACTGCAGTACATGGGTTTGCAGGAAGGGCAACCGATGATCGGCCAGAAAGTCGATTATGTATTTTTCGGCAGCTGCACAAATTCACGTATAGAGGACTTCCGTCTTGCTGCACAAATTCTTAAAGGCAGAAAAAAAGCAGATCATATAAAGGCGATTCTTGTACCGGGATCGACACAGGTACTGGAACAGGCGAGAAAAGAAGGTCTCGATAAAATATTTACTGATGCAGGATTTGAGCTTCGTGGTGCGGGTTGTTCGGCCTGTCTCGGGATGAATGAAGACAAAATTCCGCCGGGAAAATATTGCGTCTCGACAAGTAATAGAAATTTTGAGGGAAGGCAGGGACCGGGTGCTCGCACTATGCTCGTATCTCCTTTGACTGCAGCGGCAACTGCTATTGCCGGTGTAGTCACTGATCCCCGTGAGTTATTAGCCTTATGA
- the ilvC gene encoding ketol-acid reductoisomerase gives MAKMNFGGVEENVVTREEFPLEKAREVLKDETVAVLGYGVQGPGQALNMKDNGINVIVGQRKGSQSWDKAVKDGWVEGKTLFEIEAAAERGTIIMYLLSDAGQKAFWPKLKPHLTKGKTLYFSHGFAVIYSNQTGVVPPEDIDVVLVAPKGSGLTVRRNFLDGSGINSSYAVHQDVSGKAEEKAKALGIAVGSGYLFETTFEKEVFSDLTGERGILVGALEGLFEAQYNELRKHGNTPSEAFNETVEELTQSLIRLVGEKGMDWMLANISTTAQRGALDWKDKFRDATAPVFEELYKSVESGEEARRTLEKNSDPNYREELEKELEELRNMEMWQAGAKVRELRPENQKK, from the coding sequence ATGGCAAAAATGAATTTCGGTGGCGTTGAGGAAAACGTCGTAACCCGTGAGGAATTTCCTTTGGAGAAAGCTCGCGAAGTATTAAAAGATGAAACTGTGGCTGTTCTCGGGTATGGTGTGCAGGGCCCTGGACAGGCTTTGAACATGAAGGACAATGGAATCAATGTCATTGTCGGTCAAAGAAAAGGTTCTCAGTCGTGGGATAAGGCAGTCAAAGACGGCTGGGTTGAAGGGAAAACTCTTTTCGAGATAGAAGCGGCGGCAGAAAGAGGAACAATTATTATGTATCTGTTGTCTGATGCCGGACAAAAGGCATTTTGGCCCAAACTGAAACCGCATTTGACGAAAGGGAAAACATTATATTTTTCCCACGGATTTGCAGTAATTTACAGTAATCAGACGGGGGTCGTTCCTCCGGAAGATATTGACGTTGTATTGGTTGCACCGAAAGGTTCAGGACTTACGGTCCGTCGGAATTTCCTAGACGGCAGCGGTATCAATAGTTCATATGCCGTGCATCAGGATGTATCAGGGAAAGCAGAAGAAAAAGCCAAGGCTCTCGGGATTGCGGTCGGTTCAGGATATCTGTTTGAGACCACTTTCGAAAAGGAAGTGTTTAGTGATCTGACAGGTGAACGCGGTATTCTGGTCGGTGCTCTTGAGGGACTTTTTGAAGCACAATATAATGAACTGAGAAAACACGGTAACACACCGAGTGAAGCATTCAACGAAACAGTTGAAGAACTGACGCAAAGCCTTATCCGCCTGGTCGGCGAAAAAGGGATGGACTGGATGCTTGCCAATATCTCAACTACAGCACAGAGGGGAGCTCTTGACTGGAAAGACAAATTCCGTGATGCGACAGCACCTGTTTTTGAAGAGCTTTATAAGAGTGTCGAATCTGGAGAAGAAGCTCGCCGAACTCTTGAGAAGAACAGTGATCCGAATTATCGTGAAGAACTGGAAAAGGAACTGGAAGAACTCAGAAATATGGAAATGTGGCAGGCCGGGGCAAAAGTTCGGGAACTCCGACCTGAAAATCAGAAAAAATAA
- a CDS encoding RidA family protein → MKTIQTNNAPKAVGPYSQAIETEQFIFCSGQVGIDPETGSLVDGIENQMKQVMSNISNVLSAAGTDLDHVVKTTIFLADMGDYKMVNEIYGSYFPEHKPARSTVQIAALPLGALVEIEMIAAK, encoded by the coding sequence ATGAAAACTATTCAAACAAATAACGCTCCAAAAGCAGTCGGACCGTACTCACAGGCGATTGAAACTGAACAATTTATTTTCTGTTCAGGTCAAGTTGGTATTGACCCGGAAACGGGATCTTTGGTTGACGGTATTGAAAATCAAATGAAGCAGGTAATGTCGAACATTAGCAATGTCTTGTCGGCAGCCGGAACGGATCTTGATCATGTTGTGAAAACAACGATATTTCTTGCTGATATGGGAGACTACAAAATGGTAAATGAGATTTACGGATCATATTTTCCCGAACATAAGCCTGCACGCTCAACGGTCCAGATTGCGGCACTGCCGTTGGGAGCTTTAGTAGAGATTGAAATGATTGCGGCAAAATAA
- the ilvD gene encoding dihydroxy-acid dehydratase, whose protein sequence is MSKTCGDGCCCHDEQPELKGRSEELTSRPGEESWVKRAPARAMMRAVGYDTDDFEKPLICIAAPYTDVGPCNAHIDELARIAEDEVAKCDGKPYMFGTPVVTDGETMGTEGMKYSLVSREWIADSIEMMSEAYFADGTIAFSGCDKTIPASLMPLARNNSIGITLYGGTILPGTYIDRDLNIVSVFEAVGAYSAGKMNEQEFHEIETRSCPCAGACGGMYTANTMASAIEAMGMSVPGSASHPAMNRMGRISEKKAEDVAKTVEALFNLMKKSIRARDIMTRKAFENAIVVVQALGGSTNAVLHLLALAHEADVELSIDDFEKIGKKVPLIGNFSPSGDYMMEHLNEIGGIPMVMKMLLDAGLLHGDCLTVTGKTVAENLKNASERPRNQDIISSLEKPFAPPGHHLAIMKGNMSEEGAVMKLSGKMIKQHKGPARVFECEDDAMNAILDGKIKHGDVIIIRYEGPKGGPGMREMLSPSAALMGAGMGKDVALITDGRFSGGTHGIMVGHIAPEAADGGPIAMVMEGDIIDIDVDKRQINILVDAKEMQKRKENWKKPEPRYKRGILAKYAKLVSSASKGAVTS, encoded by the coding sequence ATGTCAAAAACATGTGGAGACGGCTGCTGCTGTCACGATGAACAACCTGAACTAAAAGGAAGAAGTGAGGAGTTGACGAGCCGTCCGGGAGAAGAATCGTGGGTGAAGAGAGCTCCTGCTCGTGCTATGATGCGTGCCGTCGGATACGATACTGATGATTTTGAAAAACCGCTGATTTGTATTGCCGCTCCGTATACGGATGTGGGTCCGTGTAATGCTCATATTGACGAGCTTGCCCGTATTGCTGAAGATGAAGTTGCAAAATGTGACGGTAAGCCGTATATGTTCGGAACGCCTGTTGTCACAGACGGAGAGACGATGGGGACTGAGGGTATGAAGTATTCTCTTGTCTCTCGTGAATGGATTGCGGATTCGATTGAGATGATGTCAGAAGCATATTTTGCAGACGGTACGATTGCTTTTTCCGGCTGTGATAAAACAATTCCGGCATCATTGATGCCATTGGCTCGCAATAACTCTATCGGAATCACGTTGTATGGAGGGACAATTCTCCCGGGCACATATATAGATCGTGATTTAAATATTGTCAGTGTTTTTGAGGCAGTCGGAGCATATTCTGCGGGAAAGATGAATGAACAGGAGTTTCATGAAATTGAGACCAGATCCTGTCCGTGTGCCGGTGCTTGTGGCGGTATGTATACCGCAAATACTATGGCCAGCGCCATTGAAGCAATGGGGATGTCGGTTCCGGGAAGTGCTTCTCATCCGGCAATGAACAGGATGGGACGTATATCTGAAAAGAAAGCGGAAGATGTGGCAAAAACAGTGGAAGCATTATTCAACCTGATGAAAAAAAGTATTAGAGCACGTGATATTATGACGCGAAAGGCTTTTGAGAATGCGATTGTGGTAGTACAGGCATTGGGAGGATCTACAAACGCCGTTCTTCATCTGTTGGCTCTCGCACACGAAGCTGATGTCGAGCTTTCGATTGATGATTTTGAAAAAATCGGTAAAAAGGTGCCCTTAATCGGTAACTTCAGTCCGTCCGGTGATTATATGATGGAGCATCTTAATGAAATCGGGGGCATACCGATGGTGATGAAAATGCTTCTTGATGCAGGTTTGTTGCATGGAGATTGTCTGACAGTTACCGGTAAAACCGTAGCGGAAAATCTGAAGAATGCCTCTGAACGTCCCCGAAATCAGGATATTATTTCATCTCTTGAAAAGCCATTCGCACCTCCGGGCCATCATCTGGCGATCATGAAAGGGAATATGTCTGAAGAGGGGGCAGTTATGAAATTGTCAGGGAAAATGATAAAGCAGCACAAGGGACCGGCCAGGGTTTTTGAATGTGAAGATGATGCTATGAATGCCATTCTTGACGGAAAAATCAAACACGGAGATGTGATTATCATTCGTTATGAAGGTCCGAAAGGCGGCCCGGGAATGAGAGAAATGCTCTCACCGTCAGCAGCCCTTATGGGTGCGGGCATGGGAAAGGATGTGGCATTGATTACTGACGGACGGTTCTCGGGAGGGACGCACGGTATTATGGTAGGTCATATAGCGCCTGAAGCGGCTGACGGGGGGCCGATTGCAATGGTAATGGAAGGAGATATTATCGATATAGATGTTGATAAACGCCAGATTAATATTCTCGTTGATGCAAAAGAGATGCAAAAGAGGAAGGAAAATTGGAAAAAACCTGAACCCAGATATAAGAGAGGAATATTGGCAAAGTATGCAAAATTAGTTTCCAGTGCGTCAAAAGGCGCAGTTACCAGTTGA
- the ilvA gene encoding threonine ammonia-lyase IlvA, with product MKITIKEIEEAAKRLKGIAQKTPLQYSARLSKKYKANVYIKREDLQEVRSFKIRGAYNKMASMTAKQRENGVVCASAGNHAQGVAYSCNALKVHGTIFMPIVTPNQKIEKVQQFGDGYVDIKLVGTTFDDASIASQVFAKENNAAYVHPFNDPMTIAGQGTVGKELFEELKGKVDFVLCAIGGGGLISGVSTFLKGKNQHIRIVGVEPEGAPGMFESMKQNTIVTLDTIDTFVDGAAVRTVGNLTFEIAKKYVDDIVLVPEGKDCTTMIELYQNEGIVSEPAGALSISALDYLAEKIAGKTVVCVLSGGNNDILRYPEIMEKSLVYQGRKHYFIVEFAQKPGQLKRMLDESLGPNDDIVRFEYIKKTNKEKAPALVGIELKDKSDLKPLMERMDAIELKYRKLTEQDMLYEYLV from the coding sequence ATGAAAATCACGATAAAAGAAATTGAAGAAGCGGCAAAGAGGCTGAAAGGGATTGCTCAGAAAACGCCTTTGCAGTACTCAGCCCGCTTATCAAAGAAGTACAAAGCTAACGTCTACATAAAGCGGGAAGATTTGCAGGAGGTTCGGTCTTTTAAGATACGGGGGGCTTATAATAAAATGGCTTCGATGACTGCAAAACAGCGTGAAAACGGTGTAGTCTGTGCCAGTGCCGGAAATCATGCACAGGGCGTTGCTTATAGTTGTAATGCGTTGAAGGTGCACGGTACCATTTTTATGCCGATCGTCACACCGAATCAGAAAATTGAGAAAGTCCAGCAATTCGGGGACGGGTATGTCGATATCAAATTGGTCGGGACCACTTTTGATGATGCAAGTATTGCGTCTCAGGTATTTGCCAAAGAGAATAATGCTGCATATGTCCATCCTTTCAACGACCCGATGACAATTGCAGGTCAGGGTACGGTGGGAAAAGAATTGTTTGAAGAACTCAAAGGAAAAGTGGATTTCGTGCTTTGCGCTATCGGGGGCGGCGGACTCATATCAGGTGTTTCGACGTTTTTGAAAGGGAAAAATCAACATATCCGGATTGTCGGTGTCGAACCTGAAGGTGCACCCGGGATGTTTGAATCCATGAAGCAGAATACGATTGTGACCCTTGATACGATCGATACGTTTGTAGACGGAGCGGCTGTGAGGACGGTCGGAAATCTTACTTTTGAAATCGCAAAAAAATATGTTGATGATATCGTGCTTGTTCCCGAAGGAAAGGACTGTACGACAATGATTGAGCTGTATCAGAATGAAGGGATTGTCTCGGAGCCGGCAGGAGCGCTTTCAATCTCTGCACTTGATTATCTTGCGGAAAAGATCGCAGGGAAAACGGTTGTGTGTGTGTTGAGCGGAGGAAATAACGACATTTTGCGCTATCCGGAAATTATGGAAAAAAGTCTGGTGTATCAGGGAAGAAAGCATTATTTTATTGTCGAGTTTGCTCAGAAGCCGGGTCAGCTGAAACGGATGCTTGATGAGTCACTCGGTCCCAATGACGATATTGTCCGATTCGAGTATATCAAGAAGACGAATAAGGAAAAGGCTCCGGCACTTGTCGGGATTGAATTAAAAGATAAATCTGATTTGAAACCATTGATGGAACGGATGGATGCGATCGAATTGAAGTACCGGAAGCTGACTGAACAGGATATGCTGTATGAGTATCTTGTATAG
- a CDS encoding 2-isopropylmalate synthase: MKNKVYIFDTTLRDGEQAPGCQLNTVEKIEVAKALESLGVDVVEPGFPISSKGDFDSVVEITKAISKPVISPLARAIKGDIDCAAESLKYAKRKRIHTFISSSDIHIKYVFKSTREEILQRAIDAVKHAKKYVEDVQFSPMDAGRTENEFLAHFVEKVIEAGATVINIPDTTGYCMPWEFGEKIKYLVDNVKNIDKVTIAVHCHNDLGLATANALAGVVNGARQVEGTINGVGERAGNTALEEVIMAIKTNHGLDFDMGINTKKIYPTSRLVSRLMKMPVQANKAIVGANAFAHASGIHQDGMLKNKQAFEIMQPTDVGLEQTQIVLGARSGRAALNHRLQELGFTLNKEQLDALYPKFLELADSKKEVNDEDLQMLMGRAGDVQRKIQIDLVEVVCGYPLKPMASVKLKINGNEFIASKTGNGPVDASYNCVNQIIKDSDLMKKIPVLKEFLIQAVTKGSDDISRVNVQLEYGKKMHYGFGSDTDIVVAAVQAYVDGLNKLI; encoded by the coding sequence ATGAAAAACAAAGTATATATCTTTGATACTACTCTGAGAGACGGTGAACAGGCTCCGGGGTGTCAATTGAACACTGTTGAGAAAATTGAGGTTGCAAAAGCTCTTGAATCATTGGGTGTCGATGTTGTTGAACCGGGTTTTCCGATTTCATCAAAAGGTGATTTTGATTCGGTTGTAGAGATCACAAAAGCAATTTCTAAACCGGTCATTTCTCCTTTGGCGCGTGCGATTAAGGGAGATATTGATTGCGCCGCAGAATCTCTGAAGTATGCAAAACGAAAACGGATTCATACGTTTATTTCAAGCTCAGACATTCACATTAAATACGTTTTCAAATCGACAAGGGAAGAAATCCTGCAGCGTGCCATCGATGCCGTGAAACACGCTAAAAAATATGTTGAGGATGTGCAGTTTTCACCGATGGATGCAGGACGTACTGAAAATGAGTTTTTGGCACATTTTGTTGAGAAGGTTATTGAAGCCGGGGCGACCGTCATCAATATTCCAGATACGACAGGCTATTGTATGCCCTGGGAGTTCGGGGAGAAGATCAAATATCTGGTTGATAATGTGAAAAATATTGATAAAGTCACGATTGCCGTGCACTGTCACAATGATCTGGGTCTGGCGACTGCGAACGCTTTGGCAGGCGTCGTGAACGGTGCTCGACAGGTGGAAGGGACTATAAACGGTGTCGGAGAACGGGCGGGGAACACTGCGCTCGAGGAGGTCATTATGGCAATCAAAACGAATCACGGATTGGATTTTGATATGGGCATCAATACCAAAAAGATATATCCGACAAGCCGTTTGGTTTCAAGACTGATGAAGATGCCGGTTCAAGCAAACAAAGCTATTGTCGGTGCAAATGCATTTGCTCATGCTTCGGGTATTCATCAGGACGGGATGCTCAAAAACAAACAGGCATTTGAGATTATGCAGCCGACTGATGTCGGATTGGAGCAAACTCAGATTGTTTTGGGAGCAAGATCGGGTCGGGCTGCATTGAATCATCGTTTGCAGGAGCTGGGATTTACGTTGAATAAGGAGCAATTGGATGCATTGTATCCGAAGTTTCTGGAGCTTGCCGACAGCAAGAAAGAGGTCAATGATGAAGACCTGCAGATGCTGATGGGTCGGGCGGGGGACGTACAGAGGAAAATACAAATTGATCTTGTTGAGGTGGTATGCGGGTATCCGTTGAAACCGATGGCATCGGTCAAATTGAAAATCAATGGCAATGAATTTATTGCCTCTAAGACAGGGAACGGTCCGGTGGATGCGTCATACAACTGCGTCAATCAGATTATAAAAGATTCTGATCTAATGAAAAAAATTCCGGTTTTGAAAGAATTTTTGATTCAGGCTGTAACAAAAGGGTCGGATGATATTAGCCGTGTGAACGTACAGCTTGAATACGGGAAGAAGATGCATTACGGGTTCGGCTCTGATACAGATATTGTTGTTGCTGCTGTACAGGCGTATGTTGATGGGTTAAATAAATTAATTTAA
- the ilvN gene encoding acetolactate synthase small subunit, whose amino-acid sequence MKQRYTITAIAENKPGVLYRIADLLLRRKINIESLTVSEIEHKGMSRFTIVVDAERDLVEKIGKQLYRIIEMTKVIESTDDELVPREIALIKVTAKTKEKREEIEQLVRLSKGRIIHIDKNYLVAEITGDEKEIDKLDELLQPFGIKEIVRSGRIAVFK is encoded by the coding sequence ATGAAACAACGGTATACCATAACGGCAATAGCAGAAAACAAACCGGGCGTCCTGTATCGGATTGCTGATTTGCTGCTTCGCCGCAAAATAAATATTGAGAGTCTGACGGTTTCGGAGATTGAACATAAAGGAATGTCCCGATTTACGATTGTGGTCGATGCGGAACGTGATCTTGTTGAAAAGATCGGAAAGCAATTGTATCGGATCATTGAGATGACAAAAGTCATTGAGAGTACTGACGATGAGCTGGTGCCGCGTGAAATTGCCCTTATCAAGGTGACGGCAAAGACAAAAGAAAAGCGTGAAGAAATCGAACAACTGGTACGATTGTCAAAAGGAAGAATAATTCACATTGATAAGAATTATTTAGTAGCTGAGATTACGGGTGACGAGAAGGAAATCGATAAACTGGACGAGTTGCTGCAACCGTTTGGCATTAAGGAGATTGTGAGGTCGGGAAGGATTGCAGTATTTAAGTGA